The Erinaceus europaeus chromosome 17, mEriEur2.1, whole genome shotgun sequence nucleotide sequence tggctttgtatgttaactctcttttcagccaccaggtgccagatgccatcaggaggccggccaggcttccctggactgacaaccccaccaatgagtcctggagatccgcttccccagagacccgccctactagggaaagagagaggcagattgggagtatggaccaaccagtcaatgcccatgttcaggggggaagcaattacaaaagccagaccttccaccttctgcaacccacaacgaccctgggtccatgctcccagaggaatagagacttggaaagctttcaggggaggagatggggtatggagattgggtggtgggaattgtgtggagttgtacccctcctaccctatggttttgttaatttatcctttcttaaataaaaaataaatttaaaatatattttttaaaaaatctttattgtaagaagaagaaaaaaaaatactcttgttATTTCCCATGGTTTCAACTGTTTGGTTTTAAAGCAGAAAAAGTGTAAGAGAGGAGAAGAACAGAAGGGCAGATGCAATTATATGTGGAAGAGCTGAGATCAGGAAGGAAATGAGCTGGGTAAAGACTTTTACAGAACTTTGAATAGACAAATCATATTCAGTCTcctcaaaacacacacaaaatggaACTTGGACAGGTTTGATGCACGAAGCCAAAGGACTCAGGGGAAGAAGCTCAGAGAGATGAATAGTGGGAGGGGGGCTTCCAGGTCCTTGAACAGGATGATGACAatggaggtgagagtattttgcaaacaTCTGTCATAGAGatatgggaaattgtacccatgtgccaagaaCTGTACAGTCAACCATTAACCTTCCAGTAATAATAATTGTTTACCATATGACTATactatattcttcttttttttcacaaTGGTTTATGTTTTCAGTAGATCACTGTGAATAAATGTATTCCGAATCGTTTGTGTGATCAACAGCCCAAGATGTTTCCCAGTGATCCTGCCTCTTCACAGTCATGACCATGTGAagagctcttcttttttttttaattttttatttataaaaaggaaacattgactaaaccatgggACTCCCTGGTAATATTTTAATACTTGATACAAGTTCACATGTTAAATTGACAGAGAAAAAAACAGGCCTTCCTAATGTTCTATGAGACATGGTTCACCACaacagaaaacattaaaaaaatggcaAGCATGCATTTATATACATAATATCAAGATATGAATGAAATCTCAGGAATATAATATCAAACTAAACATCGTAAGAGATCCATAGCAGAAGTATTTAAAAGTTGGTTATGACTTGACAAAACTCATTCatataaaatgtttttgaaatggtaattttaaaaaaacagtgaaaaataatcataaaatataaaaaagaaattgtgatgAGATCTTTACTGCCAAAAGCATAAATAAGCAAGGGATATGGGATGTGGACACACACTGCTGACTAGTGTACAATATGAATTTCCCCTTCCAAAAGAAAAACATCAGTGTTGCTTTATTGTATTGTGCTTAcatgcatgtgtacacacacacacacacacacacacacacacacacacacctttacccAAGACAGTTTGTCAGGATGGTGGCTTTATTAAGTATTCTTTACAGAGTTTCTGTACTAATTTAGCAAATATTGTTTTTACAACACCGTTGTCTCAAGTGTTGTAATTTTCACCTCCTCAACAATCTGTGGGGTAGGACACACCATCCCCTCTTTCACCACCAGCAAACACATTTCCAATTCTGATCTAGTAAAGAATTTATATGGTCAGTTTTTTGTAgtatcagttttttttaaaaatcccaaatCAATGTTCCATTATCTGAAGGgatgttggacaacatactctacctaccacccgaggaagatgggtcctgaaattagtgcagcctggaacattcctagccatgaccacagaatgcaagctcagacctaaaaggatgcagaggttacacaggctcctgtgctgactatgggccccagatcaaatgtaATTTtgttatagttaacaatatttatatacttttcccatatttaggaggtactcttttccctgatccagctttctagtcctatttctaaccctggcaccatctccccagacagtacctttagcccTGCAcgtagctgtcagactcaggcaaaaattagtaaagtcataggccctttggaatatacctaaaatagacctgctagttttttccaaaatggagacacccaaatctcatctgctcttttcttaccattaggttcctgattatttaacagtttgttcttctttatatcttaatgcttttccaggaaccaagttgcagatgttaccatgacgccaacctgacttccccaggcagacaacctcaccaatgtacctggAATCCCAACTCTCTGGAgtcttgtcccactagggaaagatagaaataggctgggggtatggatcaacatgccaatacCCATatgcagtgaagaagcaattccagaagccagacctataaggatcctgggtccatattcccagagggataaagaataagaaagttttcaagggatggaatgggatatggagttctggtggtgggaattgtgtggaattgtatccctcttatcctatagccttgtcagtttttccattttataaataaaaattgaagaaaaatatGTAAAACCCAACAAATGTAATTCTCAGACTATGACAACCTGGTGGCTGTACAGTTCCCCTCCGACGGTGGTGGTGGTAAGGTCAAGTGGTGAAGGGTATCAACTTAATAGTGGTAAGTAGTCCTACATCTTTACTGATAATTTGTGGTGTGCTGCTAAAAAACTCAGAAACTTAAATAACCACATAAAGTTCCTGATCAATGAAAATCGAGTGTTTTAAAAGCAAATACATTATTGAAACACAACTCTAAAGTAAGTCAAGGACCCAAACTTTTAATTCCCTCTATCTCGCTACTACTAAGACCTACAAAAGACTGCTTACATAttactaccaatattttcctttcaaCATCATAATCTCTATGgaaatttttgttattgttgcctacatttgttgttttttttttttaatctcaattAACATTACCAGATATAATTCCTACAATCCTACTGAGGTAAATGTGTTGTCCTTATCACCCTCTTGAGAGCTCCTTTGATTTCCTTGTTCCTCAGACTGTAGATAAGAGGGTTTAGCATGGGTATGACTATAATATAGAACACTGACAGCACCTTGTTCTGCTGCTCAGGGTGTCTGGAGCTAGGATGCATGTACACAGGGAGAGCTGTGCCATAGAGGACAGTCACAGCTGCCAGGTGGGAGGCACAGGTACTGAAGGCCTTGGCACTCCCTTTAGCCGAGGATATTTTCAAGATGGAAGCTCCAATGAAACTATAAGATGACAGGATAATAAACAAAGAACCAAATCCAACAAACATAGATGTCAAAGAAAGAATCATTTGACTAATAAAGGTATTAgagcaagacaaaacaataatCTCAGAGATGTTACAGAAGAAATGCTGAATGACATTTGGCCCACAGAAGTAGAGGTTAAAACAACTGACACTTTCAACTAAGCTACAAAGGAAACCAGTCCCAAGGACTCCAGCAACCATCTTCCTGTAGAGTCCAGGCACCATGATGGATGAGTACTGCAGTGGATGACCAATAGCCACATATCTGTCATAGGCCATGGCAGCCAACAGGCAGCACTCAGCCTGACCCATCCAAGCTGCAACAAAATACTGGGTAGCACAGGCAacaaaggaaatgtttttttcatCTTTGAACAAGTCTGAAAGCATCCTTGGGCTGATGGAAGAAGTAAAGCAGATGTCTATAGATGACAAGACACTGAGAAAAAAGTACATTGGTGTGTGCAGATGGGAGTCCATCCTGATGAGGATGATCAGACCCAGGTTCCAGGTCAGGGTCACTAGGTAGATTGCTAGGAATATTAGAAAGAGTATATGTTGCAGGTCTTTTTCATCTGAGATTCCAAGGAGAACAAACATCACAAAGGAAGTATGATTTCTGTTCCCTTCTGTGGGCCTCCTTGGTATCATTTCCTGAGAAAAAGATAAcaagaagtgatttttttttttcaaaaaaggaaaGTGATACTCTTCAGTCAATAAACTGATTAAATATACACAAATCAGAAAAGTTGAATTAATTTAATATTCCTGTATAATCACAAACATAAACTGAAAAATCCCCTTGGGTAAATTTTGGCACTCTGTCCTTGAGGACAAAAGGTCGTAGAAAATTATATTGCTAAATTAAtacataaatcatttttattaagtTCACTAAATTATAATACATTTGAAAATATAAGAAatcctattttgttttattaaaacATCTTAACATtatgtttttcctttaaaatttgtACATGTTGAGAACTGTAAATATACCAAGTTATATGCTCCTAGCCTTATGGTTTCTTGGGACAGCTGATACCCAACTATAGAGAAGAATACTTCTTTCTGACAAAGAACTTCACTGAATTTTTTCTTTAGCAGTCTATTTTGGAAGTCATATAATTTCATGttatttttaagagtttattttctttcattgtacagagggaaattgagatggaaggggatagagagagagaaacagaaaagcagctgcaatactacttcaccattcatgaagctttccccctgtaagtggggaataggggcttgaacacaggtccttgtgcatgataacgcattcactcaacctggtgtgacaccacccagcacCAAAAGCTGCATAACTTTTTAGTGGGCTTAATTAGTAAATTTACACCCAACACCACTACCAACACTAATTTTAACTTATCCCCCATGTGTCACAAGTTTCAGTAACATAAGTCCTTAATACAGAAGATATTTAAatcgtttatttttatttccacgtGGAGAATGGTTAAGTTCAACTCCATTCAACAGGTTcccaaagaaaaaaggaattccAAAAGCAGGGACTCAGTGTCACAGTCTTTCAAACTTCCAAGTCCAGAGAGATATAGCTGCCCTGACCTGCCCGAGGTGGCATACCCAGGTCCTAGCAGTGCTGGGAATAGCAGTGAAGTAACTAGTATCACACAATTTAAAGTATtcataattaaaaactaaaacagGAATAACATTTCGGCCACAAACTAGAGACTGACTtgactttaattatttatttgtttatttatttacattcacTGAATTACTTTTATTTCAGGCAAATGAAGAAACAATCCAGTACACAGTAACAGTCAAATAGGTGTTAAGAGTAATCAAGTAAGAGTACTCAAGTAAGAGTGATCATTAGATTACTCTTACTGTTTGTTTAATGATCACTACAAATGACAAGTATACCTGTGGGTAGGAATGCTAAGTGAACTAAAGTTTGGTAGGTTCATCTGACAAAAAtccccagttaagctcacacattacaatgcacaagaactcaggttcaagttcctgctccccatcCGCCTgggaggtaagcttcacaagcagtgaaacagtgccgtgggtatctctctctcttcttcactatctcccccttctccatcattttttctctatctctgttggATATTATCTccaaagtaaattttttaaaaaaaatctctagggCATCATCATCCCTGTAGACAGTCAAGAATCACTACCATGAGACAGCATTGATTCAGACCAGTTATCCAGGACAGTCAAGTAACTGGATTTCATGAAGACACAGGCTACCTGAATTATTTTCCATTTGGTCTCTGAAATCAGTGTCATATCACAATCATTTCATGGGGCTGCTTCTCACCTGAGCCAGTGACTAGGAAGCCCAGcaatgattatataaatcatTCAAAAGATTCCTCCATTCCCTATTGATGCTTTCAATTCATTGCAATATTCTTTAGCAAGGAGATTTTATTTTGAGCTCAGTTCTTCATTATTTAACACAACAAACACAGTCACTGGAGATTTTGATCAATTAATTGGAGTAGCactctttacttacttattactaGGGATAGAGATAGGCATAACTAAAAGTAGTCTATACAGTACATCACTTCCTGATAAAAGTGAGGTTTGTGGATTGTTTTTACTTATTATATATTTCAATCTGTTATAATTTGAaatttgtatgtcaactctcttttctgccaccaggttccagatgctaacatgatgccaaccagactttcttggacagacaaccccatcaatgtgtcctggagctccaactccccagaacccgaccccactaaggaaagagagggggagtatcaatcgaccagtcaatgcccatgttcagtggggaagcaattacagaagccagaccttcaaccttctgcaacccacaatgaccttgggtccatactctcagagggttaaagaatagtaaaactatgaagggagaggatgggatacagagttctggtggtgggaattgtgtggagttgtactcctcttatcctatggttttgtcaggcaattattttatttttcacatacACATAATTTTCTAAGAAGGCTTGCAAAAGGGAATACAATTAATATATATAGTTCGAGCTAATGGAAACTTTCTAACTTTAATGCACCTAGAACACCATGAGAGTTTTGGAGCATGCAGGAAACAAAATCAACTTATCAGTAGTAGGATGTCACTAAATGAAGAGGAATAAAACATAGGAAATTTTCAAATTACAATTCAGCCAACACTTTCTGTGCCTGGAGTAGAGCATTTCTGGTACCTCTGTCACCCACTACTGTATCCAGATCTACAGAATCTCAAAAGATTGGAATGGAGATGTATTTGAAGTATTTCAAAATTCCAGTACCACTGTACATAAGTTTTGTTATTTATTGAGGTAGTATCAATCTCAGCTCTTgatgctgtttttcttttcaaagttaaatgTTTGACATTTAAGATTGCAAAGTGatctgttttctgaagttcagaAAATTTGGGTGATATTAGAGCAAACCATAGAAAGAGTCCTAAGTGGGGGTTGTtgaagtgtgtttgtgtgtgtgtgtataaaagagacaaagaaagatagaaagagagagatatcacaatagagaTGAGTTAAAGGAGTGAGTGGGGACCTTCAAGTGTTTGCTAGACTGATGATAGAATTACAAAAACTATTTGGTTATTTCGATAGCACTAGATTCCACTCTTGTCTATAATTCTTGTCTTCTCACCTCGACCAAGATCCCTCAGGAAGATAGATTTCTTGCTAAAGGCTGAAATCATGCATTTCTTCCTTCAGTGTTTTTCCAAGGTGGctcctgttgaaaaaaaaatggaagatttTGACCATGAAACAGATTATCCACTTACAATAAGATAAATGCCTACATGTAGGAATTATAAAGGCAGATATTTAAAGGAGGAAAGATAATAAGATAGAGAAAATTCCCCAGAGATTTATTCTCTAGAGACATGGCTACCATAGAGCTTTTTGTCACAGTTAATATAGCCTACTTCTCCTGTCCCTTCTGGACCCATTTTTTAATATCCCCAAAGCCCAACCATAATCTTGTGGTTATAGACTACCTGTAACACCCTATAAATCATTGGGGCTCCAAAGGGCTTAGTAATAGTCTAATCAATTACATTTGTTTTCCAGATGAGAAATTTGAATCAAGGGTGCTAATAGGTTTGTTTTTCCAAGATGACACAGCTAGCTGGTAAGTATCTTCATCACAAAAACAGTGAGTATGTGAATATTTCCCTGTTTATTAAGCACTTTCATTTTGTTTATGAACATATATTCATTCAACTTCCTGATCTGAACCAATCATCACAGCATCCCTATGAGGCAGAAATGGCTTTAATCTTCATTCGTAACTGATGTAATCAAAGCAAGAAAAAGTATAACAAAAATAGCTCTAGGCAGGAAGACAGTTATCCTGGTAACACTTGGGTCCAGTAGTATTAAGCAATCTAGGCTGAGATCTGGTTCTTCTACTTGCTGGTCACATAATCTAAGCAAATTAACCTGTCCACATCTCTGTGTTAACACCTACAAAATTGGGTTAGTAATAGTAGCTACTTCTTAGAGTATATCATAATAAAATCAAATTATATATTGACAACTAAGAACTTGGCAGACTGTTGAATCCAGCATGCCTCTACTAACAACAGTAGATGTAACTTACATATTCTGATTTGATGCTATTTAATACACTTCGATGATTTTTGTTTTGGGTACTATGTGTTCTCTTCAATTTGCTATAACTGTCATTTCCCCTACAGGGAAATTAAATActtctgaaaataataaatagtttTGTCCAAATTCAACTAGAAAGTATGCCTGGGAAGCTGTGATATGCAGAAAATAGGTGTCAAGTATAGCCTGGAAGTTGtatatatggggaaagtatgtctccttttttttcttttattcataaaaaaacaccaacaaaaccataggataagaggggtacaacttcacacagttcccaccagaactctataacccatccccttccctgagagctttcatattctttaagcctctgggagtatggacccaggatcattgtgggatgcagaaggtctcgcttctgtagttgcttccccactgaaaatgggcattggcaggtcgattcatattcccagcctgcttctctctttccctagtggagtagtgctctggggaagcagagctccaggacacattggtggggttgtctgtccagggaagtctgatcggcatcatggtagcatctggaacctggtggctgaaaagagagttaacatacagagccaaacaaattgttgaccaatcatgaacctaaaggctggaatagtgcagatgaagagttgggggttctctattttgtagatagctagtaggcatattttagttatattgcaaaaggcctgtggctatactagttttttttcttttttttttttttttggggggggagtatgTCTTGAAGATTTCCagagaaagctttgtgggtgaggtggtagtgcacatgattaaacactcacattacagtgcacaaggacctgggttcaagcccctactccccacttgcagggagaaagctttgcaaatggagaagcaaggctgcaggtgtctctgtccctctctatctacccctcccctcttaatttctcttggtatatccaataataaataaatagtaataaagaattcaacttatcttaaaaaaaagaaaggtgtattgttatatggaaaactaggaaatgttatgcatgtacacactactgtatttactgtagagtgtaaaatattaattacccaataaagaaatttttaaaaaatgagaaaggctGTGAAGAAAACATTAAAAGTTATGCTTGTGAGCTATAAATATTTGTCATAATTAGTCATCCAGAATGACTACTTTCTGCACAATTTCTTACCTATTAGATCCAAAAATGaatggaaaagataaaaaaaccaCATATAAGCTATTGTTATGCCctaataaataagacaaaaaatcATGTACATAATTTCTTCATGAAACTGAAAATTCAGAAAGAAAGGATCAATTACAAAATAGTAAGACTTTTCCCATCTTTTTCTGGAGTGAAAAATAGTAACAATCTGTATTTCTGTTTTTCCAGACATAGTTCTATTCCTCTACACAAAGAAGATTGAATGGATGAAGAGAATGTTCCTAGGCTAGCTATGACctcagaatgcaagctcagacctacagggacacagagattacacaggctcctcaaCTGAATACaggcccagatcaaattgatgaggtttacagttaacggtatttgtacactttccccatatttgggagctactctctgccctgatcctgctttctagtgctatttccaaccctggcaccatctccccagacaataccacctgcacattagctgtcaggctcaggcaaaaattagtcaagtcatgggccctttggaatatacctaaaatagacctgctaggttttttttccaaaatggagaccccaaatctcatctgctcaattcttacctttgggttcctgattatttaacagtttattctgctttatatctaaatgttttttcagccaccaagttgcagatgctaccatgatgtcaacctgattaccctggacagacaacctcaccaatgtaccttggagccccacctctccagagccctgccccactaggaaaagatagaaacaggctgataGAATCAggttgtgagtatggatcaacctgccaatgcccatgttcagcaggggagcaattacaaaagccagacctcccaccttctgcacccactaatgatcctgggtccatattcccagagggttaaagaattggaaaga carries:
- the LOC103110440 gene encoding olfactory receptor 5A1-like yields the protein MIPRRPTEGNRNHTSFVMFVLLGISDEKDLQHILFLIFLAIYLVTLTWNLGLIILIRMDSHLHTPMYFFLSVLSSIDICFTSSISPRMLSDLFKDEKNISFVACATQYFVAAWMGQAECCLLAAMAYDRYVAIGHPLQYSSIMVPGLYRKMVAGVLGTGFLCSLVESVSCFNLYFCGPNVIQHFFCNISEIIVLSCSNTFISQMILSLTSMFVGFGSLFIILSSYSFIGASILKISSAKGSAKAFSTCASHLAAVTVLYGTALPVYMHPSSRHPEQQNKVLSVFYIIVIPMLNPLIYSLRNKEIKGALKRVIRTTHLPQ